The Clostridia bacterium genomic sequence TTGCGTCTCCGAATGAGAAAAAGCGATATTCTTCTTTTACGGCCTCCTCATATGCACGCCGTATATTCTCAAGCGACGAAAAGGCGCTTACAAGCATCATTAGAGTGCTTTTCGGAAGATGAAAATTTGTTATCAGCGCATCAACCGCCTTGAATTTATACGGAGGATATATGAATATATCCGTTTCACGGCTCTGCGGAACTATTATCCCGTTCTCATCGGCGCATGATTCAAGCGTTCTTGCCGAGGTCGTGCCTACTGCAACGATCCTCCCGCCGTTCTTTCGCGCCTTGTTTATTTCATCGGCCGCCTCCTCGGTCAATTCAAACCATTCCGAATGCATCTTATGATCGAGTACATTTTCAACATTTACGGGACGAAACGTACCCACTCCCACATGAAGCGTAAGATCTACTGTTTTTATCCCTTTTTTGCTTATGCCTTCCAAAAGCTCTTTTGTAAAATGAAGACCGGCAGTCGGCGCTGCGGCAGAGCCTTCCACCTTGGAGTAGACGGTCTGATACCTCTCCCTGTCGTCAAGCTTTTCCTTTATATAAGGCGGCAGAGGCATTTCTCCCGTTTTATTTATCGCGGCTGCCGTGTCGCCGTTTTTTGCACATAAGCGCACAATGCGCCCTCCGTCGTCAGTTCTCTTTATTATTTCGGCGGTAAGCCCGCCCTCGTCAAACTCAATGATATTTCCTTCGTGCACACGTTTTCCCGGACGTATCAATACTTCCCACACGTCGCCTCCGTATGGCTTAAGCAAAAGCATTTCAACGCTTCCGCCGGTCCCCTGCTTCTTTCCGTACAGTCTTGCCGGTATAACGCGGGTATTGTTGAGCACAAGAACATCATTTGTGCAAAGATAATTCAGTATGTCATAAAAGTGTTCGTGTTTAAGCTCTCCCGTTAGCCTGTCCATGTGCATAAGCCTAGACGACTGCCTGTCTTTAAGCGGCGTCTGTGCAATAAGCCTTTCGGGAAGGTAATAATCAAAATCGCTGACTGTGTACGTCGGTATAAGTCTGTTCATTAAATATGCGCTCTTTTCCTCGTTATTTTAAAGTCTCAAGCGTCGTGCCCCTGAAATAATGCGTAAGTATCTGTTCAAAAGTATATCCCTGAAGCGCCATGCCTTTCGCGCCCTCCTGGCTCATGCCCACGTTATTTCCGAAGCCCGTGCCCGATATCGTATAAGTATCGCCGCTTCCGCCCGTTCTTGAAACAAAGCCGCTTCCGCTTTGCGTTACAACGCTTACGGTATCTTTGTTCATCTTTGAGACCTCGCCGCTTCCGCTTATAACAGACGCCGTGAACGCGCCGTCGGCTATATTGCTTGTCCCGCTTGAGCTTCTCGCATATACAGACGAGAACGAGCCGCCGCCCGAGCCCGTTATCGTAAATCGCTGCGAATGAACGTAGGGCGAAAGCTTGATGCGCACCGTTTCCTTGCTTATAGTTATCGAACGCCCTTCCGTATCCGTCGCGGTCACGGAATATACGTTGCCGGCGTCTGTAAACTTGCTTACATAAAAGCTCTCGATCTCGCCTATCGTATAGCCGCCGGCCACGAGCTTTGAACGCACTTCTTCTTTCGTAAGCGTCGTGGACCATCTGCCGTAAGCTGCATTATCCAGATCCTCGTACGGCGACTCGACCGCCGTAAGATACGGCACGGCGGCAAACCATACGTTTTCGGCGTTTTCGGTATATCCGCCGCTCGAAGCGTGATAATAAAGCTCCGCAAGCTTTCCTGCGTATGTAAGCACCATGCCGTCCGTCTGATCCACGGCCGCGTCGGAATTCGTTCCCGCTTTTGTCGTTCCGCCGTATACCTGGCAATGCGTACCGTCGCATACCATAAAGCCTTCGGATCTATGCTTGTTCATATTCTGATAAAGGTAATTCCTTGCGGCCACGGCCTGCGCCTTCAGCGCCTCCAGCGGCCAGCCGTTGCTCATCTCGTAAGGCACTACGCCCTTAAGATAATCCTGCACGGATACCAGATTTATAAGGTTCAACTTTCCGGAGGAATTGCGGTACATAAGAAAGCTGCCGTAATACTCCGTGCTGCCGTTCTTCATTTTTGGTTTCGTTCCGTAATTCGTCGGCGACAGGTAAAAGCAGTTTACGCCGCTTTGCTCAAGCTCAAATATCACTTTGCTTTGATTCATATCAATGACCGAAAAACCGTAAGACGCGCCGCCCGCGCCCGAAGCGCCTTCCCCCGACTGCGCGGCATATTCCGCCGCCGCGCCATTTGCATCGGAAAGCGACGAAAAGCTGCCGAAACGCACTCTGTACGCGCCCTCGACATATGCTACAAAGCCCGAAAGCGGAGCAGCCGCATTATACGCGGCGCTCTGCGACGCAAAAGTGCGGTCAAGCTGAACGTGATACGCACCTATGTCCGATCCCGATGAAAGCGAATTTCCGGATACAGCGTAGCTTTTATCGTTTGCGACCGATACGAAGCGCGCGCCGGATTCGTATAATATAACGGGATCGTCATTATTGTCGAGATAACCGAAACTCATACCTCCCGCATCGTATAATACATTATAGCTGTCCTTCGCTTCGCTGCCGTATATAATGCCCACTTTTGCCGTCATATTCTTATTGTAGTCAAGCGCAAAGGCCGAAGGCATGGCAAAAGTCAAAACGACCGCCAGACACAGTATAACGGATACGATCTTCTTCATTTATATATCGCCTCTTTTCATAAAAAACATCGAAAATACGATTTTTATAAAATTTTTATAAAGTAATTGACAGTTTAAAAAAACAATGCTACATTATATATTAATAGCATAATATATTTGATAGAGGTGCGTTTTTTATCAGTACTCGCGTACGGATACCGAAAGATCTTACGCCGCGACGAAAGGAAAAAACGCCGAAGGGGATGCTTTTTTCGGACGCATTGCCCTGGGTGTACGGTCAACAGCCGTGCAACTGTCATCGAAAACAGATGGAGAGCTATCAGCTTCTGGTTTAATGTCGTTTGCCGTATTTTTTTTGCGGTTTCATGCTTTACATTTTACTAGAAAGCCGCCGGTTTTTCAACCGGTTTTTTTATTATTAAATCTTAATTACGGCGGTAATTTGTGCCAATGTCCGAATTGCCGTTAAACAATTACGTTGGAGGGTCAATTATGAAAAAGTACAATGTAGCAGTTGTCGGCGCGACCGGCATGGTAGGAAGAACCTTTTTAAAGGTGCTTGAAGAGAAAAAGCTCCCCGTTGAGAATTATTATCTTTTCTCCTCTTACCGCTCGGCAGGCAAAAAAATCGAGTTCATGGGCAAGGAATACACGGCTATCGAGCTTACCGAAACTGCAATGGACGGTAAAGACATAGATATCGCGCTCTTCTCCGCAGGCGGCAGCACCAGCGAAAAATTCGCGCCCATCTTTGCGAAAAAAGGCGCGGTCGTTATCGACAACTCCTCTGCATGGCGCATGAACCCGGAGGTTCCGCTCGTAGTGCCGGAAGTAAATCCCGACGATCTGAAGTGGCACAAGGGCATTATCGCAAACCCCAACTGCTCGACCATTCAGGCTGTGGTTGCATTAAAGCCGCTCGATGAAAAATACGGCATAAAGCGCATCGTATATTCGACATACCAGGCAGTATCCGGCGCAGGTCTTGCCGGCTGGATGGACCTTGAAGAGGGACAGAAGGGCAATCCCCCCAAGAAGTTCGCTCACCCCATCTACAACAACTGCCTCCCCCACATCGACGTATTCTTAGACAACGGATACACGAAGGAAGAGGAAAAGATGATAAAGGAGACGAGAAAGATACTCGGCCGCCCCGACCTCAAGGTAACGGCTACGACCGTAAGAGTTCCCGTATTCAACAGCCATTCCGAATCCATCAACGTCGAGTTCGAGCGTCCCTTTGACCTTGCCGAATTAAAGGACGTCCTTGCAAAGGCTCCCGGCATAGTCGTTGAAGACGATCCCGCAAACAACGTATACCCGCTTGCTATAAACGCAACGGGACACGACGAAGTGTTCGTAGGAAGAATACGCCGCGACGAATCGGTAGAAAACGGCGTCAACATGTGGGTAGTTGCCGACAATATAAGAAAAGGCGCGGCAAGCAACGCCGTTCAGATAGCCGAGACCATGATAAACAACGGCATAATATAACATTTCGGCTCTCTTTCGTAAATCTTACTTAAATAAGGAGGAAGAATCATGAAAAAGACAATATTCAAGGGGGCAGGCGTCGCTATCGTCACTCCTTTTACCGATGACGGGATCAACTTTAAGGAATTGGGACGCCTTATCGACTTCAATGTTGAAAACGGCACCGACGCAATAATCATATGCGGCACCACCGGCGAAGCGGCAACGATGAACGACGAAGAGCATAAAGCTGCCATAAGCTTTGCGGTAGAACATACTAACAAGCGCATACCCGTTATCGCAGGCACGGGCTCGAACGATACGGCGTATTCCATTGAGCTTTCCAAGTTTGCCGAGAGCGCAGGCGCAGACGGTCTTCTCATGGTAACGCCTTATTACAACAAGACGACGCAGAAAGGACTCGTAAAGCATTTCATGCGTATCGCCGATTCCGTAAATACTCCGATAATCGTTTACAACGTGCCCAGCCGCACGGGACTCAACATTCAGCCCAAGACTTATCTTGAGCTTTCCAAGCATCCGAATATCGTAGCTACCAAGGAAGCGAATTCCAACATTTCCGAAATCGCCAACACGCGCCACTTATGCGGCGACGACTTGAACATGTATTCCGGCAACGACGATCAGATAGTGCCTATCCTCTCTTTGGGCGGCATCGGCGTTATCTCCGTTCTCTCTAACGTGATGCCCCGCGAGACGCACGATATCTGCCAACTTTTCTTTGACGGCAAGATAAAGGAAAGCGCACAGCTTCAGCTCAAGATGATGGACCTTATCGGCGCGCTCTTTTGCGAAACGAATCCCATCCCCGTAAAGACGGCTCTCGGTCTTATGGGATATAACGTAGGTCCGCTTCGCATGCCGCTTTGCGATATGGAAGGCGCTAACCTCGACAGATTAAAGACGGCGCTTAAAAACTGCGGTCTTATAAAGTAAAGGTCTTTAAAAGGGATGTGAAAATATGAGTAATGTTATAAGAATTCTCATGTCGGGCTGCAACGGAAAGATGGGCCGCGCGATCTCGCGTATGGCCGCTGCGGACGACAGCGTTGAGATAGTTGCAGGTCTTGATATAAACACGGCCGAGGAGTTCGGATATCCCGTTTTCAGCGATCCGGCGAAGGTCAATATTGACTGCGACGTTATAGTGGATTTTTCAAACCATGCCGCGCTTGAGGGGGTGCTCGAGCTTGCAAGAAGCAAAAAGGTCCCCGCCGTTATTGCAACGACCGGCCTTCTCAATACGCAGATAGAGCTTATGCACGAAAGCGCAAAATACGTGCCGATCTTCCACAGCGCAAATATGTCGCTCGGCGTAAATCTGCTTATCGATCTTGTAAAAAGAGTTGCGCGCGCACTGGGCAGCGATTTTGATATCGAGATAATCGAAAAGCACCACAACCAGAAGCTTGACGCTCCGAGCGGTACGGCGCTTGCCATTGCCGACGCGCTTAAAGAGGCGCGCGACTGCGAAACGCAGTACGTATATGAGCGTCAGTCGGTGCGCCGCAAAAGAGAAACGAGTGAGATAGGCATACATTCCATCCGTGGAGGCAATATCATCGGCGATCACGACGTGCTTTTCTGCGGACAAAACGAAACGATAACCGTATCCCACTCCGCCGCTTCGCGCGACGTTTTTGCGGCAGGCGCTTTAAGAGCGGCTAAGTTCATCGCAAAAAAGCCTGTCGGCCTTTACAGCATGAGCGACCTTATAAATGAATGATCCACGTCGAAAGGAGGCGTTCTTATGCTTGATATGGATAAGATTTTAACTGAACTTACAGGTGAAGAAGATATCACGTTGATAACGCTTCATAATATTCCTGCGGATATGAAGCTTATGTGCGATATATTCGACAGCTTTTCCCGCGAGCGCGTAGTTCTAGATATGATAAGCCAGACTGCTCCAACGGGCGGACATATAAGCATTTCATTTACTTTAAAGGACGACGATCTGCCCCGCGCGATAAAAATCATGAGCACTTTCAAGTCAAAGCTTCCCTCCCTTCGCAGCGACGTAAACCCCGGTAATGCAAAAATCGTATTTTTCGGCGAGCGCATGAAGGACAATTACGGTGTGGCAGCATACGTTATGCGCCTGTTTTCGGATAATCACATTATGCTAAAGCTTATAACTACATCCGATAACGACATCTCATGCCTGCTTTCCAAGGACGATTTTGAATATATCTATGACGTAGCTGCAAAGGCGCTGAAAATAAGCTGAAGATCCAAAACATAAAACCGTGCATCCCCCGTATGAGAGATGCACGGTTTTTTTATATCTGAATACTGTTCAAAGCTTCATGTTTCTTAAAATAAACGCACTCATCACTATCGCAATGATACAGCATACTCCGGCGCATACGAACGCCACTCTGTAGCCGCCGAGATAATCTATAATGAATCCCCACAGCGCCGCCCCTGCGCCGATGCCTATATCAAAAGAAGAGTAATAAGTCGCGTTCGCGCTGCCGCGCCTGTCTGCGGGCGCGTGCTTCACTACGAGCGCGTTTGCCGTCGGCAGCGCCGCTCCCACGCCTATGCCGTATATTACAGAACAGATTATAAGGTGGGTAAAGCTGTTCAAAAACGAAAGCGAGAACAGAGCAGCAGAAAATATCGCAAGACTCGGTATCATTATCATAAGCGTATGTACGCGGCCGAAAAGCCTGCTCGTCAAAACGCGCACGATCAGTATAACGACGGCGGTCGCCGTGTAGAACATGCCCGGATTATCTATCCCCAGTGATATCGCAAAGGACGGCATGAACGAAAGCACGCAGCTCATGCTCATTGCAAGCACCAAAACGACGAGCGACGGACGAAATACAGTTTTCTCAAATATTCTCCATATCAGCTTGACCTTCTTGCCCGACGCCTCCGTATCTGCGTTCCGTGGCTTATTATACTCCTCGGGATGCTCTCGCTTATACTCCTCAAATCGTATCCGCGCCTTCTTTTCGTAGTTTAAGGTCATGATTATCACAAGCGCCGAAATAAGCGCAAGGCCCGATACGGCAAACATGGGAGAATAGATACCGCCTGTCATAAGCGACAAAGCAAGCGCCGGACCTACCGACGTTGCCGCCGTGGCGGTAAGTCCGAAATAAGCGATACCCTCAGACAGTCTCTTCTCCGGCAACACGTCGGCTGCGATAGTTCCGTTTGCAGTCGATATGCAGGCGATGCCCACGCCCTGAAGCACACGAAAAGCCATTACAAGCATCACGTTCATCGAAAGTATGTACACGATAGTTCCCGAAAGAAAGACGAAAATACCCACGATGGTAACTATCTTTCTTCCCCTCGTGTCGATTATGCGCCCTACGAACGGTCTCGACGTCAGAGCCGCAAGCGTAAGAAGACCCGTCATTACTCCCGCCTGGCTCGGACTGCCGCCAAGCACGATAACGTAGTAAGGCAGCGTAGAGCCTATCATCTGCTGAGAAATGTTGCAAAGGGTCGCTATTATGAATATTCTTATAAAATCACTGTTCCAAAGCCGCTCGCTGACTTCTATGAACGCGCTCGGAACGCCTGTGGCCTTAGCCAAATAAAGTCCCCCAATACAGGAATAAATTTACATGAAAACTTCAAGCTTAAGGGCGGACGAAGCCGCCCTTTTTTCTTATTTCTTATTCCTTATTTCATTCTTGCGCTGCCCGTAAGTATTATAAGCGTTCTGTAGCCGTCGCCATCCTTTGCGCAGCTTACCGCAGTCTGCGTATAGTCCTTATCCTTCAGCTCAGACCACAGCGATTCGTCGTGCGTCGTGTTCTGTATAAGCCAGTTTGCATTGGTGTTCTTTACAAAGCATATCTCCTTTTCGGTAACGAAATATGCGACACCCAGACTTTCAAACATAGACTTTCTGTCGGCGCCGTAGGAAAGCGTATCGATATTATCGTTGCTCCAAGCGTTCAGTATCTGGCGCTCATATACCCTGTTATCGCACACCGTGGAAAGCTCCTCGCTCCACATAAGGCTGCGTTCGCCCTTCTGCACAAGCGTATCGTTCAAAGCTTTATATACGTCCTGTGCAAATCTTTCCTCGTCGATCTTAAAGCTGTCGGCAGTGACCGAAGCATCTATAGGACGTATCATGCCCGCGATCTTCGTCTTGATATCGGCGATCCTGAGAGGCGCCGCGTTCTTATATATCAAAGTAGCGTTATATGTATCTGCCCAGTTTACCGTATATCCCACAAGCTCTGCAACGTAACGCGCGGGAAGCAGCGTATTGCCTTTCGCGGAAAGCACGGGCGCAGCATCCATGCGATACGTTATCTCGTCCATATTGTTTACTATCCTGTATACCGCCGTATTGCCTATCTGATATTTCAGCTTAAAGCCGGGATCATCGTTTTTTGTAACAATGATCTGTTGTCCCTCGCTTATCCATTCCACAGAGCAGTTAAGCGATTCGGTAAGCACACGAAACGGCACCATCGTTCTTCCGTCAATGATCCTCGGCGCTTCCGGCAGCGCCGTCTCTTCGCCGTTTATATACGCCTTGTCATTGCCCGTTTGAAAAACAAGCTCTGCCGATGAAGATGCGTCTGCGGCGCCCGCCGGCATCACAGCAAAAGCGATGCACAAAGCTGCCGCGATCAATAAACTCAAAACTTTTCTTTTCATATTGCCCCCCCGTTTCAATTGATTGTTATCTTCATAAAGGTTTTTTTGCCTTTTTTGACTATTATAAATCCGTCTTTAAAATCGCTTTTGCCGACCGTTTTATCTATCGCCGTGACCTTTTCGTCGTTTACGGATATACCGCCCTGATTTACAAGACGTCTCGCCTCGCCCTTTGACGGTGCAAGCGAGGACAGAACAAGAAGGTCAAGTATGCCTATCTGTCCGTCTTTAAGCTGACCTTCGGAAAGCTCGAACGTAGGCATATTGTCGCTTACGCCGCCTGCGGCAAAAAGCGCTTTCGCCGCTTCCTCGGCTTTTTTCGCCTCTTCGGCGCCGTGGATAAGCTCGGTAAGCTCAAAAGCAAGCGTCTCCTTTGCTCGGTTTATATCCTTGCCCTCCAGCTTTGAAAGCTTCTCTATCTCGTCAAGCGGGAGGAACGTAAGCATCTTTAAGCATTTTATCACGTCTGCGTCGTCTACGTTGCGCCAGTACTGATAAAAGTCGTAAGGCGGCGTCTTTTCGGGATCGAGCCATACGGCGCCGTTCGCCGTCTTGCCCATCTTCTTACCTTCGGAGTTCTGAAGGAGCGTTATCGTCATGGCGTAAGCGTCCTTGCCCAGTTTTCTTCTTATAAGCTCAGTGCCGCCGAGCATATTGCTCCACTGGTCGTCTCCGCCGAACTGCATGTTGCAGCCGTATTTTTGGAACAGATAATAAAAGTCGTAAGACTGCATTATCATATAATTGAATTCAAGAAAAGAAAGGCCCTTCTCCATACGCTGTTTATAACATTCCGCTCTGAGCATATTGTTTACCGAGAAGCATGCGCCGACCTCCCTGAGAAGGTCTACATATTTCAGATCAAGAAGCCAATCGGCGTTGTTTACTGCTATTGCGGCATTTTCGCCCTCGAAGTTTATAAACTTTTTCATCTGCTCCTTAAAGCGCTCGCAGTTTTTCATTATAACGTCGTAAGACATCATCGCGCGCATATCCGTTCTGCCCGAGGGGTCTCCTACATGTCCCGTGCCTCCGCCGAGGAGCACTATCGGTTTGTTTCCCGCCATCTGAAGCCGCTTCATCAGGCAAAGCGCCATAAAGTGGCCCACATGAAGAGAATCGGCCGTCGGGTCAAAGCCTATATAAAAGATCGCCTTACCGTTATCGACAAGCTCTCTTATCTCCTTTTCATCGGTCACCTGTGCAATAAGTCCTCTGTCCTTTAATTCCTGAAAAATGCCCATTTTTTTAGATCCTCACTTTTTGGTTTTTGTTTTTCTTATATCCTCTTTCGTGCGCTCAGCCATACTTAGCATCTCCCGGGCATTGACTAAAGAAAGCGTTGTTATCTTATCAGTGCCCGTTATCCGCGCGATCTCGCTTGCGCGCTCAACGTCGGATAATTCTTTCACGGTCGTTCTTGTAGTTTTCCCGTCGGTGCTTTTTTCAATATAATAATGACTGTCGGCCATAAGCGCAAGCTGCGCCAAATGGGTCACGCACAATACTTGTTTATATCCCGATATCTCATACAGCGCATTTGCCACCTTCACGGCCGCGCGCCCGCTTATGCCCGCGTCTATCTCGTCAAACACGAGCGTGCCCGTGGGCTCGCTTTCAAAAAGCACGCTTATCATGGCAAGCATTATTCGTGACAATTCTCCTCCCGACGCTATCTTTGCAAGCGGTTTTAACGCTTCGCCGGGGTTGGGCGATATGAGAAACTCTAAAACATCGGCGCCGCTTTGAGTGAAATCACAAACATCTTCGGCCGTTTTTATATCCGCCTTGAATCTTACCTTCGCCATATCAAGATAAGTAAGCTTATCCGTTATCTCAGCTTCCAGCCGTTTCGCCGTTTTGCTGCGCAGAGCGGAAAGCTTTTGTGCCGAAGCGACAAGCTCCTTTCGCGCCTCATTAAGTTCCCCTTTCAAGCGCTCGCGCTTCGCATCGGCAAATACGATATCGTCAAGCTTATTTTTGCATTCTTCCAAAAATGCAAGAATATCTTCTATGCTGCCGGCATATTTTCTTTTAAGGCGCGATATCTCGTCCTGACGTGCTATGATATCGTCGATATCCTCGTCGGAAAAATCAAATTCATCTTTTTTCGAGGCTGCCGACATCGCTATATCCTCTATCTCAAGGCACACCGACTCAATGCGCTCGGCAAGTTTTTGTGTCTCCTCATCATCGCGTGCCAAAATCATAAGCTCGTTTTTCGCCTCATATGCGGCGTTATATGCGCTCACCGCGCCGTTCTCGCCGCCGTATAAGAGATCATATGCCGATTCTATCGCGGAAACAAACTTTTTCGCGTTGGAAAACTTTCGTTTCTGCGCCGCAAGCTGCTCGTCCTCTCCTGGCGTAAGCTCGGCCGCTTCTATTTCTTCAATACAGAATTTAAGATAGTCCACACGGCGCATTTTTTCATGCTCGTCCATATCCAAAGCGTTATACTCTTTTTCAAGCGCCTTATATTTTTTATATGTATCGAGATAATGAGCCGATACCGTTTTGTCCTTTGAAAATCGGTCTAAAAGCGTCAGATGGCGTTTTTCGTCAAGAAGGCTGCTTGCATCATGCTGACCGTGTATATTTATGATATACGGCATTATGCTTTTAAGTACCAAAAGCGTTGTCGGACGCGAATTTATGCGCACGCTGTTTTTCCCGTCGCCGAATATCTCTCTTTCAACCAAGATGCGCCCGTCTTCATCCGGGCTTATTCCCGCCTCAGCCATACGCTCGGCCGCACTTTCGGGCAGAGAGCCGATTATCGCGCTCACAAAGGCAGACTTCTTCCCCGTGCGTATAAGCTCTCTTGGTGTACGTCCGCCCAAAAGCATATTTATTGAATCTATTATTATTGATTTTCCTGCTCCCGTTTCTCCGGTAAGCACATTCATCCCGCCCGAAAAGTCGATATCGAGCGACTCTATCAGCGCGACATTCTCAATATGAATAGCATAGATCATTTCATTTTACTTTCTTTTTATTCTTTTAACCTTGCGGCCTGCTCTTTTGAAAACTTGACCGCGTCGTCATCGCTGCGAAAGACGACAAATATCGTATCGTCGCCTGCCAGCGTTCCAAGTATCTGCGAAATGTTCATTGAATCTATGGCGGCAGCCGCACCTGAAGCAAGACCGGTCAAAGTCTTTATCACCACCATATTTCCCGCGCAGTCGATATTTGTCACACATTCGCGAAATATCGCCTCAAGCTTTTTAAGCCTCTTGTCCTCTGATTCCGCTCCCCGCGACGAATACTTATATCGTCCCGAAGCGTCAAGAACCTTGAATATACGCAGTTCCTTTATATCTCTCGATATAGTTGCCTGAGTGACCAAAAAGCCTTCGTCCTTCAGTCTTTGGGCAAGCTCTTCCTGCGTCTCAACGCTGTATTTGTCTATAAGCTCCAAAATTTTAAGCTGTCGTTTGTTTTTCAAAATGACTACACCCTTTCTCGCAGCTTTTGGCGCAGAATAGTATAAAAATTGCGGTCCTTCACGCGTATAAGCTTAAGCATAAGCTTTGAACGCGATACCTGTACGACGTCTCCTATCATAAGCTTTCCGTATTTATTTCCGTCTGCCGACAGATACGCTTCCCTGTCCCCTTCTCCCGTTACTTTTATCTGAAACGTGGACATTATGGACATAACTATCGGTATGGAAACAAGCGAATGAGGACAAACGGGAGTTATCACAACGCTCGGAGTCCCCGGCTCCATAACGGGGCCGCCCGCGGAAAGCGAATATGCCGTGGAGCCTGTGGGAGTCGCCACTATCATACCGTCGGCGCGGAACTGATTTACAAGTATGCCGTCCGCGTAAAACGACAGATCTACAGGGTGCGCGATCAAACTCTTTGAGATAACTGCTTCGTTCAAAGCCGTTATGCGATTTATCGTTTTGCCGTCTCTTATTACCGAGATATCGAGCATCGCGCGCTCGTCAAA encodes the following:
- the queA gene encoding tRNA preQ1(34) S-adenosylmethionine ribosyltransferase-isomerase QueA → MNRLIPTYTVSDFDYYLPERLIAQTPLKDRQSSRLMHMDRLTGELKHEHFYDILNYLCTNDVLVLNNTRVIPARLYGKKQGTGGSVEMLLLKPYGGDVWEVLIRPGKRVHEGNIIEFDEGGLTAEIIKRTDDGGRIVRLCAKNGDTAAAINKTGEMPLPPYIKEKLDDRERYQTVYSKVEGSAAAPTAGLHFTKELLEGISKKGIKTVDLTLHVGVGTFRPVNVENVLDHKMHSEWFELTEEAADEINKARKNGGRIVAVGTTSARTLESCADENGIIVPQSRETDIFIYPPYKFKAVDALITNFHLPKSTLMMLVSAFSSLENIRRAYEEAVKEEYRFFSFGDAMFIE
- a CDS encoding copper amine oxidase N-terminal domain-containing protein — encoded protein: MKRKVLSLLIAAALCIAFAVMPAGAADASSSAELVFQTGNDKAYINGEETALPEAPRIIDGRTMVPFRVLTESLNCSVEWISEGQQIIVTKNDDPGFKLKYQIGNTAVYRIVNNMDEITYRMDAAPVLSAKGNTLLPARYVAELVGYTVNWADTYNATLIYKNAAPLRIADIKTKIAGMIRPIDASVTADSFKIDEERFAQDVYKALNDTLVQKGERSLMWSEELSTVCDNRVYERQILNAWSNDNIDTLSYGADRKSMFESLGVAYFVTEKEICFVKNTNANWLIQNTTHDESLWSELKDKDYTQTAVSCAKDGDGYRTLIILTGSARMK
- a CDS encoding 4-hydroxy-tetrahydrodipicolinate synthase, which translates into the protein MKKTIFKGAGVAIVTPFTDDGINFKELGRLIDFNVENGTDAIIICGTTGEAATMNDEEHKAAISFAVEHTNKRIPVIAGTGSNDTAYSIELSKFAESAGADGLLMVTPYYNKTTQKGLVKHFMRIADSVNTPIIVYNVPSRTGLNIQPKTYLELSKHPNIVATKEANSNISEIANTRHLCGDDLNMYSGNDDQIVPILSLGGIGVISVLSNVMPRETHDICQLFFDGKIKESAQLQLKMMDLIGALFCETNPIPVKTALGLMGYNVGPLRMPLCDMEGANLDRLKTALKNCGLIK
- a CDS encoding SpoIID/LytB domain-containing protein, translating into MKKIVSVILCLAVVLTFAMPSAFALDYNKNMTAKVGIIYGSEAKDSYNVLYDAGGMSFGYLDNNDDPVILYESGARFVSVANDKSYAVSGNSLSSGSDIGAYHVQLDRTFASQSAAYNAAAPLSGFVAYVEGAYRVRFGSFSSLSDANGAAAEYAAQSGEGASGAGGASYGFSVIDMNQSKVIFELEQSGVNCFYLSPTNYGTKPKMKNGSTEYYGSFLMYRNSSGKLNLINLVSVQDYLKGVVPYEMSNGWPLEALKAQAVAARNYLYQNMNKHRSEGFMVCDGTHCQVYGGTTKAGTNSDAAVDQTDGMVLTYAGKLAELYYHASSGGYTENAENVWFAAVPYLTAVESPYEDLDNAAYGRWSTTLTKEEVRSKLVAGGYTIGEIESFYVSKFTDAGNVYSVTATDTEGRSITISKETVRIKLSPYVHSQRFTITGSGGGSFSSVYARSSSGTSNIADGAFTASVISGSGEVSKMNKDTVSVVTQSGSGFVSRTGGSGDTYTISGTGFGNNVGMSQEGAKGMALQGYTFEQILTHYFRGTTLETLK
- a CDS encoding amino acid-binding protein; amino-acid sequence: MLDMDKILTELTGEEDITLITLHNIPADMKLMCDIFDSFSRERVVLDMISQTAPTGGHISISFTLKDDDLPRAIKIMSTFKSKLPSLRSDVNPGNAKIVFFGERMKDNYGVAAYVMRLFSDNHIMLKLITTSDNDISCLLSKDDFEYIYDVAAKALKIS
- a CDS encoding aspartate-semialdehyde dehydrogenase, with amino-acid sequence MKKYNVAVVGATGMVGRTFLKVLEEKKLPVENYYLFSSYRSAGKKIEFMGKEYTAIELTETAMDGKDIDIALFSAGGSTSEKFAPIFAKKGAVVIDNSSAWRMNPEVPLVVPEVNPDDLKWHKGIIANPNCSTIQAVVALKPLDEKYGIKRIVYSTYQAVSGAGLAGWMDLEEGQKGNPPKKFAHPIYNNCLPHIDVFLDNGYTKEEEKMIKETRKILGRPDLKVTATTVRVPVFNSHSESINVEFERPFDLAELKDVLAKAPGIVVEDDPANNVYPLAINATGHDEVFVGRIRRDESVENGVNMWVVADNIRKGAASNAVQIAETMINNGII
- a CDS encoding MFS transporter, which codes for MAKATGVPSAFIEVSERLWNSDFIRIFIIATLCNISQQMIGSTLPYYVIVLGGSPSQAGVMTGLLTLAALTSRPFVGRIIDTRGRKIVTIVGIFVFLSGTIVYILSMNVMLVMAFRVLQGVGIACISTANGTIAADVLPEKRLSEGIAYFGLTATAATSVGPALALSLMTGGIYSPMFAVSGLALISALVIIMTLNYEKKARIRFEEYKREHPEEYNKPRNADTEASGKKVKLIWRIFEKTVFRPSLVVLVLAMSMSCVLSFMPSFAISLGIDNPGMFYTATAVVILIVRVLTSRLFGRVHTLMIMIPSLAIFSAALFSLSFLNSFTHLIICSVIYGIGVGAALPTANALVVKHAPADRRGSANATYYSSFDIGIGAGAALWGFIIDYLGGYRVAFVCAGVCCIIAIVMSAFILRNMKL
- a CDS encoding 4-hydroxy-tetrahydrodipicolinate reductase; this encodes MSNVIRILMSGCNGKMGRAISRMAAADDSVEIVAGLDINTAEEFGYPVFSDPAKVNIDCDVIVDFSNHAALEGVLELARSKKVPAVIATTGLLNTQIELMHESAKYVPIFHSANMSLGVNLLIDLVKRVARALGSDFDIEIIEKHHNQKLDAPSGTALAIADALKEARDCETQYVYERQSVRRKRETSEIGIHSIRGGNIIGDHDVLFCGQNETITVSHSAASRDVFAAGALRAAKFIAKKPVGLYSMSDLINE